GACCCCCTGTTTGCAACGAAACGCTGCCATCCTTATGTATTTAGATCTCTCTCGCTTTGCTAATAATTATCAGCTTCCAGGATAGATCCTGCCACGGCAGAGCCGCGACTTGCCGTTTGCCAGCCAAGCTGTTGATGAGTGCCCTCGGCGTTGGAGAAACCCGGACTCATTtcttgggttttgtgtgtgtgtgtgtgtgtgtgtgggggggggggggtcgtgtAGAATAAGGTTTCATCTgaagcaaaaccaaaaacaacccccccccccggcccccgctctGTGACTGCCTCCCGCTTGTCATGACAATTCAACATTAAGTGGGGAGCGACTAAACCAGGGGAAGAATTTAAACTGGTGTCAACTTTGCGCCTGAGTTTGGTAAGACACCATTGCAAGAAATGGCCATCACAGCTGGGACTCCAGTCCTGAAGCAGATCCGCGCATGGCTAGAAGACCCCCCCTCGCCAGCACTGTCCACGCAGAGCTGTGGGTCCCGCCGATTTTGTTACAGATAATCATGTTTGCGCGAGATATTGAATTAAATCTGATCATCAACAAGAGCGCGGCTGGTAATTCAGTGGGGACGGTTCAGTTTGCTTTTCCTGTTccgagcccccccctcccccagccctgcccctgcagtcCCTGCTGTTTGTCCAGCCTACAGCAAGGGAGACAGTTTCAGAAACGGAGAAGAATTTAAACAGCATGGTTGGAAAGAAGCCTCTCTATCCCAGACAGAGGGGCCAATTCATTTCGGGTCAACCCCAAGCATATTGGAGTATGTGTAAGCCTAAAAATCGTGTGTGcgtgtatatattatatacaagggagagagagagagagaacagagaggCACAGAGTGTGTACCTATGATCCTAGATGTACACACACACGCATAACACACACACTCGCTTTCCAGCTGGATCTGTGTGTCCTTTAAACGCATATTCTAAAATGATCATGTAAATAGCCAGAAGAAGTTTTGCTTTAAAACACGCCTTAGACAAACTTTCCTACACAAGCCCACCGCATCTGGAGAACTCCCCCTATGTCGCGGCACCCCACAAATTCCCAATACGTGTTATCACAGGCAGAAGGGGATCTCCAGAGAGCCAGTCGCCCGGACGGAGATGACAAAATTCCGTTTGGTTAAAACAGGTTCTAGGGCAAACTTTACATTGCAAATCCGACCGCGTTTAGGGAGAGCCCCGTGTGCCCCACGACTTGCCCCAAAGCGCTATCTGCCCGCAGGAGCAGAAAGGGGGTATAAACTCATCCGCCAGCCGatacccccctcccgcccccattcaGCCGCCTATCTACCGCTGCCGGCTAAAGGAGGACTTACAACTCTTCGGGCTCACCCCGCTTAGATCAACCCCCGAGCAAAGGCAGGCCATTGAGACTAGACTGGAATCAAAAGCCCCTCCGCTGAAGGGTCACTCTTACATTTAAGTGAGTGGTGGGGCTTATTTTTTCATTTCCACAAAGTCACTACTCCAGCGCCTTTGTCTCTCCAGTAGACACAAGGAGGCAGGacgcagaagaagaagaagaggaagaggaagacagGTATCTGATCGTTTGCAGAAAGTTTGGGGAGAGTGATTAAAGTTTCCCTAAAAGTTCTAAGAGGGGACGAAAGTCCGCCGAGCTGTTGCCTGGGAATCTGCCGCAGGCCAAGCACGGATTTCCGACGGAAGGGTTCATCATTCCCCATAAAACAACCAGCACCAGGAGAAGATCTCATTGATCGGACAATCAGGCGAGGCAGGCTCCCGCCTCCCCCCACAGGATCCCTCCAGTCCGTGTCGCTTCAAAGGGAGGGTTTTGCAGGTATCCCGTGGTAGCCACAAAGTCAAACAAAAACATTCTTTTGttgttgggttggttttttttaaacagcatttttattaaaattcctATAAAAAATGGAAACCCTCCCcgtagcgcccccccccccaagtttatACACAACGAGGAGCTGGAGATTTCTATGGAGCTGATCCAAACATTTCTTCTCCGTCTCCAGTTTCTTTGCTTGCTTAATGTTTGGGAAATCTTTGCACCCaaccaaaagaataaaataaaataaaccgcCCTGACTGTCACTTATGGCAACAATAACCACACATagttacaaaaaaaattatttttttttgctcatAGTTGTCAGAATTTATACACGGCCATAAATAGGTAAAGGTTCATATAAAAAGGGAGATCAAATTCTCTAGTTTTAAAGTGTCCTCCACTTGTTTTATATACGACTGACAACAGCTGTACAGCACACAAAACGTACTTTACGAAATCACAAGCGCATACGGATTCATTCTTATTACtagtaagatttttatttttagttgtaGGTAGACAGGACCACTTTGCATGGCGCAAAAATCTCTGTAAACATGGCGCACAAAAACCACCCCCCAAAAGAAACAAATCGAACCCCCCCCCAAGGAGGAAAAataggagagggggaaaaatgcaccatcattaataataataattaatattcatattgtcttccccccccccccgaggtttGATTTTGGAGCCTCAGTTTCTTGTCTCGGCAATGTTCACCAAGTCCATTGTTGGGCTTGCACCAAATGATGCGCTGTCGGGTACTGGGGGTTGCTGGCGGAGCTGTACTGGGCGTTATATGGCATGTGCTGGAGCGATTGGGCGCTATAGGCGGAGAAGGGGATCCCAGCCTGGAAAGTGGCCGCGGCTAAGTCCTGAGCTTTGAGCGTGTGGCAGGGTTTGCCGTCCCTGACTAAGACGGGTACTGCTACCCggcgtggggaggggagaggagtcaCTTCCATACCTTTCTCAGCCCGGGCCCTCTTCATCTTGTACCGGTGGTTCTGGAACCAGATCTTCACCTGGGTGGGCGTGAGGCGGATGAGGCTGGCCAGGTGCTCCCGCTCGGGGGCGGACAGGTACCGCTGCTGTCGGAACCGTCTCTCCAGCTCGTAGGTCTGTGCCTTGGAGAAGAGCACCCGCCTCTTCCTCTTCTTGCCGGAGTCGCCGGCGCTGGCCGTGTCCTTGTCGTTGTCCGGGGATTCGTCGGCCGAGGGGTCGGGGGATTTGGTGGAGGAGTCGTGCTGGGAGTTGCTGGAGGCCAGCCCGTGCACTGCAGAAAGGCCACCGAGAGCATAAGTCAG
The genomic region above belongs to Caretta caretta isolate rCarCar2 chromosome 3, rCarCar1.hap1, whole genome shotgun sequence and contains:
- the NKX2-2 gene encoding homeobox protein Nkx-2.2 isoform X1 is translated as MSLTNTKTGFSVKDILDLPDTNDEEGSLVEGADEENEGSEPPKKSGVLGQNPLEGVQTLPLKNPFYDTSDNPYTRWLASTESIQYSLHGLASSNSQHDSSTKSPDPSADESPDNDKDTASAGDSGKKRKRRVLFSKAQTYELERRFRQQRYLSAPEREHLASLIRLTPTQVKIWFQNHRYKMKRARAEKGMEVTPLPSPRRVAVPVLVRDGKPCHTLKAQDLAAATFQAGIPFSAYSAQSLQHMPYNAQYSSASNPQYPTAHHLVQAQQWTW